GACTGGTTGCTAACACCTCGGAGTCAGGCAAAGTCACATGTATCAACAAAGGCGTTGGTGACAAAGTCAGCACCTTGTATTTCTCTGCGAACAAAGAGCGGGCATCGCTGTTTACCGATGCAGGAGAAGTCGCCGTGGATATTACCAATTTAGATACAGAGCTCGCTAATGCAACCCCGACGCTAATCAAAATGAACATTGAAGCATTTGAGCCTCTTGCTCTGGCAGGCGCAGAAACGCTCATTGCAAAAGAGACGCCTGCGCTGGCAATTTCAGCGTACCACCAGCCCGAGCACATTTTCTCTTTGCAACAACAGGTTGAAGCGATTGCGCCGGGTGTCTACCAGTTTTATTTACGGCAGCACGATGGTGGGCTCGTAGAAACAGTGCTCTATGCACTTCCAAAAATTAAGGCATAAATTATGGGTATAAATCGACAAACTTTTCAACTAATGCTGTTGGAAAACCAGTTCAAAGAACTTGCGGGTGATTTTCTGTGTATTGGAAAACAAACGGTTAATGTTGAGTTGAATGATATTGTGCAGTTGATGGAAGACCATCAACTAGACACCAGCAAGGTAAAGTCTCTGATCTCTGATGAAAAATTTGATTCCGCTACACGTCATGGCAATCAATCACTGTATGATCACGACTTGCTCAGTGCCCTGTCGCCAAACCTCAACTACCATTGCCTGGATCGCTCTGATTATGAAGGGGCTGATATCATTCAAGATATGAATGAGCCGTTGAGCGCCGAGTTAGTGGGTAAATTTGATGCCATATACAACGGCAGCTGTATGGATAATATCTTTAACCCCGTCTCCTTTTTACAAAATACCACCCATTTGCTCAAGCCTGGTGGCAGGATCATACACATAGAGTGTGCCAGCTCGGTTGCCGGTGCTTACCTGATGTATTCGCCCGAATGGTTCTTCAGTTACTACTCAATCAATGAATTCCGCGATTGCAAGGTTTACGTGACAGTTGCAAGAGATGCATCTGATAGCGTCTATAAGTTTAAAACTGACTTATACGAATGGAAGCCTGATTTCACCAGAGGGGGAGCTTACAATTACATTGATGCCTGTAAATCTATCGATGGGTTAATGCATGTTATTGTTGTTGCTGAAAAAGGTGAAAACTCAACAGCAAATAAGAGCCCGATCCAAATGCAATACCTTGATGAAAATGCCGTGGATTGGCGTGTCAACTATCAAAAATTTGTACAATCCGCCAGACCTAAACTAAAGGCA
This genomic stretch from Pseudoalteromonas rubra harbors:
- a CDS encoding class I SAM-dependent methyltransferase, translated to MGINRQTFQLMLLENQFKELAGDFLCIGKQTVNVELNDIVQLMEDHQLDTSKVKSLISDEKFDSATRHGNQSLYDHDLLSALSPNLNYHCLDRSDYEGADIIQDMNEPLSAELVGKFDAIYNGSCMDNIFNPVSFLQNTTHLLKPGGRIIHIECASSVAGAYLMYSPEWFFSYYSINEFRDCKVYVTVARDASDSVYKFKTDLYEWKPDFTRGGAYNYIDACKSIDGLMHVIVVAEKGENSTANKSPIQMQYLDENAVDWRVNYQKFVQSARPKLKAPIQKEQARLPLDSDHFIYLGSGF